The genomic window aattaaaaaaaaaaaaaaacagctaggcttttttttttttttaattcatttgatagAAAgatgacaagtagacagagagggggaaccaAGTCCCCTCTGTTgagtaccatgacctgagctgaaggcaaaggtcaACCCACTGCCTGGTGGCCTgggcgccacccaggcgccccaaaacagctagcctttactgagcacttactatgtgccaggtaagGTTCTAACGCTTTGGATGTATTAACTCATTCTCTCCCCCCACTAACTTCATGAGACAGCTACTGCCCTAGATAAAGAAATGAAACCCAAGTGACTTGTCTGAGATCACACAGCCGAGCGGATTCCAGAGCCTGTGTTTATAGTATTACATCCTTAGTCACTGAGTTCATTAATTTGGAAACATTTCCTGCCACGGAGAAGTGAGTCGAGATGGCTCAAGTACGGCACGTTTAGCAGTTAAAACTGAGGTGCTCACCACGTGCTAAACGTGTGGCTGTGACATGGCTTCATTCCAGGGATGAGGGAACAGATTTTAGAGATGTTTAGTCATTATTAGCCCAAAGCACCGCGCTAACGAGCGGCGGGGCTGGGACTGTTTGAATCAAAAGGCCAAGCCGCTCAGTGACCTCTATACTCCGCCTGAGAAGAACTTCAGACGAGGAAGATCCGGATGGGGCCCCGGTCCCCTCCCCGCCAACCCGCCCGGCTTCCCCGCTGCGGCGCGCCTATTGAGTTAACTTAGGCGCCAAGCTTCTGGACACCGACCCATCTACCTAAATGACATGCAAACGCACGTAAATGTACTTTCCACCTTTGCTGGAAATTCAGATTACGTCTATGGGGAGGCAGCGGACAGATCCCAGTTATCCCAGTTCCGATGCCACGCCGTCCGCCGCCTCGGCGCGAGGGAGGAAGCGGCTCCGGATGGAGAGTGAAGTGACAATCGGACAAGGAAAAGCAGCCTTTCCTCCCGGGGGAGCAGAGGCGGCCGGCCGGGCAGAGGGAACCTGCAGAGGGcggtttctctcctcttttcctgtCCCACCCAGTCGGCcggtccctccacccccactctcGGCCGGCCTCCGCAGCTCGCTCCGCGCGCCCGCCCGCCGCTTCCTCCCGCTCCGCGTCCCCCGGCGGCTCTCCGCGGCTCTCCGCCGTTCCCGCCCCCGGCCGGTTCAAAAGGCCGCGCGGAGTGGCGCCGGGCCCTCCCCCGGCCGCCCGTCCGACTGGTAAGGTGAGCACGCGGAGGAGGGCACCTGGGGAGGGCGAGGCCCGCACGCACACCGCAGTCCCCTCGGCCACGGGAGCCACGCGAGCCCACAGCCTCCCGTCGCGGCCGCTCGGAGCCGGCTGcccggacggacggacggacggacggccGCGCGCGCGCCGCGGGCTGCCCCGGGAGCCGGGTGCCGGTAAACGCCggagggccggggcgggggcggggccgagaCCGGGTCTCCCCGTCCTCGCCGCGCCAGCCCCGACGTCCGCGCGGGCCGCCGAGTCTCCGGCCGGGCCCAGTGGGGTCGGCGCTGCTGGCCGGCCGGTGGGGTTCGGCGGGCGGCGCGGCGGGCAGGGAAGGGAGAACcggggggttgggtggggggaacGGGCCGGGGCCGGACAGCGACTGCTCAGGGACGAGCTTGAAGGGGACGGAGGCCCCTCGCCTCCCTTTCCCGTGTCTggctccccgcccccaggccccGGCCCTGCCCCCGCGCAGGCACCGGAGCCGGCGGGTCCTGCCCTCCCGGGCCTCTCCTGACCCCTAGTGGACGGCTGCGCGCAGACGCCCGGCTCGGGAAGAGCGGGGTACCTGTGCCTGCGGCGGGGTGAAACTGGGTCCGCCGCTCGTTTGCATACCTTCGCCTACTTTCTCAGGTCGGGAGAAATCTCTTAGGTAAATGTGGGGGCCAGGTGAAAGGACCTTGGGGTAGGACGTTCAGAGGCAACGCCCTACCAAGAACCAGAGGTCTCGGCTCGGCTCTTGGCACCTGCAGCCGGAGGAGATTCTGAGGGAAACCAGAAGAGAAGGGTTTAGGACTAGCCCCATGAGGGAAGGAATCCGAGCAAACCTGGCCCCAAAGGCCTTCCTGGGACTTCAGTGTCTCCAACCCCGGATAGGGGCCCACCCAATCTCATGCCTGTTTTTGTCCCTCTTCCTACAGATCTGCCTCTCCCTGGTGCCCATCCATTTGCTGCAATGACTAGTCTGCTAAGCACGCCTTCTCCAAGAGGTAGGTGAAAGCCTTTCCCAATAGGAACGGTAGAGACTTGTTAAcattcccccacctccagccaggGCCTGGAATTCCCTGAGGCCTCAGCCCAGATGGGGTGACCCTCCCATTTCCCTGTGCCCACCTCACACCGGAAAAGGTcctgggaagctgcagagggCTACCAAAATGCTTACTTTGGTTCAGTTTGAATCTGAAATCACATGGACCTGGGCTAGTTCCCAATACTTCCACTTAAaaagctttgtgaccttgagccagTGATCCACTCTCTAAGCTACAGTTTTGTTAttggtaaaatggggaaaatggtaCCTATTTATGAGGTTATATGTGAAGACTAAATGAGATAACCCATATAAAACACCCAGCCCCAGTGTCTCATACCTAGGAAGCACTCAATAACATTGGTTGTTACTATTAACTGGTGCTTGTTAGAGATCCACCTTTTCCTGGAAAGGATTTCTACCTGCTTTTTAATTCCACTCCTCTGATGATACACTGCAGCATCAAAACCCGTTGTTATCTGGGGCTATGGTCAGGCAGGGATCCACTTCTCACCACACTGAGAAAGAGTTGCCACCTTTTGTTTAGTAACCAAGCTGAGCCAGACAGACCATCAGTCACTGATGGTTTTCGTTGTGTACTGTAGGGTAAGGGAAGAAAAAACCTTGGTTGGTCTATGCACCTGTGTTTTCATGTACAGCCTCATTCGTCATTCATTAGGACACACGTTATCTACTATATTGATGTGGAAACAGGTGAGTAACAAACCCAGGGAAGTTGAAGACACTGTCCTCTATGACCGTGATGCACATCATTCAGAATGCCCATGGTCCAGTGAGAAACGAGAAGACGGAGAAGTGGATAGAAATCTAGATTGGTCGGCAAAGGCTTCATGAGTGGGGAATGGAATGGACTGGAGCACTTAACCCTTGAAGAATAGATGAGGTTTGTACAGACCAAGAAGGGTGCAGTGGCTGTTCTGGGTCAAGTTAGTGCCATGTGTGAGATCACACACACTGTCTTCCATGGAAGGTGTTCTGGAGAAGGCAAAGGAACTCTAGAATAGACCTACCCACAGGAAAAAGAGGGGTGGCTTCAGCAGCTAACTGAGGAGTTAGCACTTgggcagtttcttttctttctaggaCTTGGacggtttcttttctttctttttttaaatttgtggtgaaatatacataatataaatgttaccattttaaccatgtttTGGTAGTTCGGTGGCATGAATTATTAACATTCACACCGTTACCACCACATGTAACCAACCACCAttaccatccatttccagaacttcatcatcttcccagactgaaactctgtatggattaaacaataactccccattccccctccctccagctcctaATGACcagcatttcactttctgtcTATATGAATTTGCCTGGGTACCtaatataagtggaatcatacagtatttgtcaatTTGTGTCTCgctttttcacttagcatctCAAGTTCATCACTGTTGTAGCGTGTGTCAGAATGTCCtctttaagactgaataatatcaTACACACATCATTATATACACATGTACTAcatcattttgtttatccattcatccaccaagAGACTGCTTCCACCCTTTGGGTATTGTGAACAAGGCTGCTGGGAATATGGGTATATAAATTTCTTCTCGAGTacctgctttcagttttttcgGGTATGTACCCAGAagaggaattgctggatcacatggtcattctgtttaattttttgaggacctgccacactgttttccacggCAGCTACACCATGTTCCAGgcccaccagcagtgtacaaaggttctaaccctaaccctcattctcaccaacacttgttctgttcttttttttcctttctttgatagTAGTCATCCTCATGGGTGTGAAGTGctctttgtgattttaatttacatttccctaatgattagtgatattgagcatcttttcatatgccatctgcattatttcttcttccttcccttcccgctccccctcctccccctcctcttcctcctcctttttgtgTATCTCCTTTAGAGAACTCTCTATTCAAGTCCTTACCCACTTTTTAGCTGGccagttttgttaattgtttctcaTTCTGCTTATTCCTTATCCCAACCTCACGAACAGAttttaatcctcattttacagaagcaAAAA from Mustela lutreola isolate mMusLut2 chromosome 8, mMusLut2.pri, whole genome shotgun sequence includes these protein-coding regions:
- the SMAGP gene encoding small cell adhesion glycoprotein; translated protein: MGRQRTDPSYPSSDATPSAASARGRKRLRMEIGRSLHPHSRPASAARSARPPAASSRSASPGGSPRLSAVPAPGRFKRPRGVAPGPPPAARPTGKVSTRRRAPGEGEARTHTAVPSATGATRAHSLPSRPLGAGCPDGRTDGRPRARRGLPREPGADLPLPGAHPFAAMTSLLSTPSPREELMTTPFLQATEALSPEAEASTALIAVVITVVFLTLLSVVVLIFFYLYKNKGSYVTYEPAEGEPSTILQMESDSAKGRDKEEYFI